From Desulfuribacillus stibiiarsenatis, a single genomic window includes:
- a CDS encoding nickel-dependent hydrogenase large subunit → MPTIKLDPVTRLEGHMKIEVEVDGNNRVTSAKSTGNMFRGFESLLLRRDPRDAVHITQRICGFCPVSHAMASVKAIESAENYKPKQQGKFLRNLIQGANYLSNHILHFYHLTVPDFVAGPNKTLWKSSTLNDLRFSQKASDDIFANYVKALEMRRKAHEMAALFAGKIPHVMSIMPGGVTKTPTAQEIATYKQLLLEVKAFIENEYAQDVQKLASVYKDYFQVGIGYGNFISFGVFDVEDDKQLFRSGRYTDQQLFEVDPYKITEDVKYAWYTDASGNPNESFILGSVEPEMNKSGAYTWTKAPRYLGKAHEAGPLARMWLNGDYRQGVSVMDRHVARMLEAKKIAHAMVRWVDNLRAEGQTDALDYNDALHTLSAAKKMGVGLTEAPRGALVHFVSYENNTVNKYEIVTPTCWNASPKDSADLPGPIELALTGVQIADTSKPVELMRIIHSFDPCTACAVHVMTPEKQIASQFIVSPL, encoded by the coding sequence ATGCCAACAATTAAACTCGATCCAGTTACCCGTTTAGAGGGTCATATGAAAATAGAGGTTGAAGTCGATGGAAATAATCGTGTGACATCGGCAAAAAGCACTGGAAATATGTTCCGTGGATTTGAAAGTCTGTTGTTAAGACGTGATCCACGAGATGCAGTGCACATTACTCAAAGAATCTGCGGATTTTGCCCAGTCTCTCATGCAATGGCATCAGTAAAGGCAATAGAGAGTGCGGAAAATTATAAACCGAAACAGCAAGGGAAATTTTTGAGAAATTTAATTCAAGGTGCTAATTACCTTTCGAATCATATTTTACATTTTTATCATTTGACGGTTCCAGATTTTGTAGCCGGACCTAACAAAACGCTATGGAAAAGTTCGACGCTAAACGATTTGCGCTTCTCTCAAAAAGCAAGCGACGATATCTTTGCTAATTATGTAAAGGCGTTAGAAATGCGCAGAAAAGCTCACGAGATGGCAGCGTTGTTTGCTGGGAAAATACCACACGTAATGTCCATTATGCCTGGTGGGGTGACCAAAACCCCAACTGCCCAAGAGATAGCAACCTACAAGCAGTTATTGCTTGAAGTAAAGGCGTTCATTGAAAATGAGTATGCTCAAGATGTACAAAAGCTTGCTAGTGTTTATAAGGATTACTTCCAAGTGGGTATTGGTTATGGGAACTTTATAAGTTTTGGCGTTTTTGATGTTGAAGACGACAAGCAACTTTTCAGAAGTGGAAGATATACAGACCAACAATTATTTGAAGTAGATCCATATAAAATTACTGAAGACGTAAAATATGCTTGGTATACAGATGCTTCTGGGAATCCGAATGAAAGTTTCATTCTTGGGAGTGTAGAACCAGAGATGAATAAATCGGGTGCGTACACTTGGACGAAGGCGCCTAGATATCTAGGTAAAGCTCATGAAGCAGGTCCATTAGCTCGAATGTGGCTAAATGGGGACTATCGACAAGGTGTATCTGTAATGGACCGCCATGTAGCCCGTATGTTAGAAGCGAAGAAAATAGCCCATGCAATGGTTCGTTGGGTCGACAATTTACGAGCGGAAGGTCAAACGGATGCCCTAGATTATAACGATGCTTTACACACACTTTCTGCTGCGAAGAAGATGGGAGTCGGACTTACAGAGGCGCCTCGTGGCGCACTTGTCCACTTCGTAAGTTATGAGAATAACACTGTAAACAAGTACGAGATTGTGACACCGACGTGCTGGAATGCATCACCGAAGGATTCTGCAGATTTGCCTGGTCCTATTGAACTTGCGCTTACTGGAGTACAGATTGCTGACACATCTAAGCCTGTAGAATTAATGCGGATTATTCACTCCTTTGACCCATGCACGGCATGTGCTGTACATGTGATGACACCAGAGAAGCAGATTGCTAGTCAATTTATCGTATCACCATTGTAG
- a CDS encoding S-layer homology domain-containing protein — protein sequence MTRNLRGRRAMKKVVSSLLALLMVISVLPLHMVQASEEKDYVYDWSMVGNNLPGEVKYVASASENDHILAIANNAVNSIAKDGTTWSQDFTLSDPKKIKRVNEQTNQYVVLQKSDIYKVTFNVNKYMKGTSFKSGGTAPSSDFESFVQVGEDNYFLATKSNGVFYFNGATWQSVSGPKSGSTLLQLKEIFTISNKVYVGATNTGLFEFNGDLATPEWTQVGNTLASNNIHDLVTWNGSFYIGSNNTGVRKLNEEGTSWLSTTITQHIRNLFIYDNRLYVVTQQNGIYVSLDGETFKQIKSKSSSQLPNGQIEDSVVVGNELIVGNKAKQVYKIDLSSHEEQSAGDVGNVVGPPTTANSNITMPQGTLSVGQPFEFTVTLRDSSNRLVTESALSLTLNKGQLLNVVESTDNPGTYSLTATYDKAEKTTIKVRFNGIDILELKDVTFAAVLVPGVPVAMNSTITNPVGSLEVNQPFTFSIVLRDFENTVVTGATIGVSSLSLNKGTLVDVVESSQNPGTYTLTATYDKAEKTTIKVRFNSTDILELKDLTFVAALVAGVPVSANSTITYPVGDVEVNKPYIFTIVLRDFANNPVTGAAIGASSLSLNNGTLVNVVESTQNPGTYTLTATYDKIEKKTIKIRFSGTDILELKDLQFVMAQGPGIPSLSKSSTDVQGDLIVNSTFNIILYLRDINDDPVSGVAESLKLNKGQSITVVEGANGTYMFSLRYDKAETTNIKIQYMNSDFIEIKNLTFLANLQPFDPSSIPSLGSLAADAGIAGSHSAGSQYDSNTSFSLIQDVSGLLAQSPSTPTPGSGSSSSGSSGSGSTSGGGSSSTTQPTNNTQATTINNIAQQAATANTAQARTELAQNTAQTLQAMATSTTTIANAAQATSVAQEKSDALKTTALVVSKLDKAEDIAKVLDGTKNVLNSSKDAISKVEPQQAVSIAKDIIENAVAVKNAVNGSRSQVAKELQEVQKAIQDTAQTAIQRAGVTMVSSEGLQKQGDQVTAKVTVDTILTSANQVSQATQEINATLNKEQIIVNKSFETSVRIAIPKEDGTNVATAVIPFTAMQEVANKNIQGIGIQIQTANITIQTGIFNGTRGADITISAGRIESSQLSAVARQNVPSSSNVVELKIALDGQNIRQFQKPVKVEIPYTLKAGENPKTITAFYLKDDGSIEAVGGNYNEATGNVEFVTNHFSKFFAMPASRSFVDTSSITWANDAVSTLAGKGIIRGVGLNAEKSGELFNPNANVTRAEFASMIVRMLKLDGSQTTTPFADVKESAWYADAIRAAYANGIINGKSATAFDPEGKITRQEMAVMIARVLEQQGYRATTSQEHNFPDSSVIATWAQAGVALVSREEIVTGMGDGSFAPTANATRAQTAVMLYRLLGK from the coding sequence ATGACAAGAAATCTACGGGGAAGGCGAGCAATGAAAAAAGTAGTAAGTAGTTTACTAGCTTTACTAATGGTAATTAGTGTGCTGCCATTACATATGGTGCAAGCATCAGAAGAAAAAGATTATGTTTATGATTGGTCTATGGTAGGCAACAATTTACCAGGTGAGGTTAAATATGTGGCTAGTGCAAGTGAGAATGACCACATTCTAGCGATAGCTAATAATGCAGTGAATTCCATCGCAAAAGATGGGACGACTTGGAGTCAGGACTTTACTTTAAGCGACCCCAAAAAGATTAAGAGAGTAAACGAGCAGACAAATCAATATGTCGTTTTACAAAAATCAGACATTTACAAGGTAACCTTTAATGTTAACAAGTATATGAAAGGAACTTCTTTTAAATCTGGTGGAACTGCGCCATCTAGTGATTTTGAAAGCTTTGTGCAAGTTGGAGAAGATAATTATTTTCTAGCAACAAAAAGTAATGGTGTATTCTATTTTAATGGCGCTACATGGCAAAGTGTATCGGGGCCAAAAAGCGGTTCAACATTACTACAACTGAAAGAAATATTCACTATTTCCAATAAAGTTTATGTAGGTGCAACTAATACTGGGTTATTTGAATTTAATGGTGACTTAGCGACGCCGGAGTGGACACAAGTAGGAAACACTTTGGCGAGTAATAATATCCATGATTTAGTTACATGGAACGGGAGTTTTTATATTGGATCGAATAATACAGGAGTAAGAAAGCTTAATGAAGAGGGGACGTCTTGGTTATCGACTACGATTACCCAACATATTCGAAATTTATTTATTTACGATAATCGATTATATGTTGTAACACAGCAAAACGGTATCTATGTTTCTTTAGATGGTGAAACATTCAAACAAATCAAAAGTAAATCATCATCTCAGTTACCTAATGGACAAATAGAAGATAGTGTTGTAGTAGGGAATGAACTTATTGTTGGGAATAAGGCAAAACAAGTATACAAAATAGACCTTTCATCTCACGAGGAACAGTCGGCAGGTGATGTAGGTAATGTAGTAGGTCCGCCAACAACGGCCAACAGTAACATTACAATGCCACAGGGCACATTATCAGTTGGGCAGCCGTTTGAATTTACAGTTACTTTAAGAGATAGTTCCAATAGACTTGTCACAGAATCAGCGTTATCTCTGACCTTAAACAAGGGTCAATTATTAAATGTGGTAGAGAGTACGGACAATCCAGGTACGTACTCGTTAACTGCAACCTATGATAAAGCTGAAAAAACTACGATAAAAGTTCGCTTTAATGGCATAGACATATTAGAGCTAAAAGACGTCACATTTGCTGCTGTTTTGGTACCAGGCGTACCAGTGGCGATGAATAGCACAATCACAAATCCTGTAGGGTCGTTAGAAGTAAATCAACCATTTACATTTTCTATTGTATTAAGAGATTTTGAAAATACGGTAGTAACCGGAGCTACCATAGGAGTATCTTCACTTTCATTAAACAAAGGAACACTTGTAGATGTAGTAGAAAGCAGCCAAAATCCAGGCACATATACATTAACTGCAACCTATGACAAAGCTGAGAAAACTACGATTAAAGTACGTTTTAACAGCACTGATATACTAGAGCTAAAAGATCTCACATTTGTAGCAGCTCTGGTTGCGGGCGTACCAGTTAGTGCGAATAGCACAATAACGTATCCAGTAGGGGACGTAGAGGTTAATAAGCCTTATATCTTTACAATAGTTCTTCGAGATTTTGCTAACAACCCTGTAACAGGAGCTGCTATAGGAGCGTCTTCCCTTTCGCTGAATAATGGGACTCTAGTAAATGTAGTAGAAAGTACGCAGAATCCTGGAACATATACATTAACAGCTACCTACGACAAAATTGAGAAGAAAACAATTAAAATTCGTTTCAGTGGTACTGACATATTAGAGTTAAAAGATTTGCAATTTGTGATGGCTCAAGGTCCAGGAATCCCAAGCCTTAGTAAAAGTAGCACAGACGTACAAGGAGATTTAATTGTTAACTCTACATTTAATATCATTTTATACTTACGTGACATAAATGACGATCCAGTATCAGGTGTAGCAGAATCATTAAAACTCAATAAAGGACAGAGTATCACAGTGGTAGAAGGTGCAAATGGAACCTATATGTTTAGCCTTCGTTATGATAAAGCAGAAACAACCAATATCAAGATTCAATATATGAATAGTGATTTCATAGAAATCAAGAATCTTACATTTCTTGCAAACTTACAGCCGTTTGACCCGTCTAGTATTCCGTCACTGGGAAGTTTAGCGGCAGATGCTGGGATAGCTGGATCTCACTCTGCTGGTTCACAGTATGATTCAAATACGAGCTTTAGTTTAATTCAAGATGTATCAGGGCTATTAGCACAATCACCAAGCACACCAACACCAGGTAGTGGTTCTAGTTCAAGCGGAAGTTCGGGTAGTGGATCAACAAGTGGTGGCGGAAGTAGTTCAACAACACAGCCAACCAATAATACTCAAGCAACAACAATCAATAACATTGCTCAACAAGCTGCAACAGCAAATACCGCACAAGCGCGTACAGAGCTAGCACAGAATACGGCACAAACCCTGCAAGCAATGGCTACCTCAACAACTACAATAGCCAATGCAGCGCAAGCTACTTCAGTTGCACAAGAGAAATCGGATGCATTAAAAACAACAGCTTTAGTAGTATCAAAGTTAGACAAAGCAGAAGATATAGCAAAGGTGCTTGACGGAACGAAGAACGTTCTAAACAGCTCGAAAGATGCCATAAGCAAAGTTGAACCGCAACAAGCGGTATCGATTGCTAAGGATATCATTGAAAACGCTGTGGCGGTTAAGAATGCTGTGAATGGATCTAGGTCTCAAGTGGCAAAAGAGCTTCAAGAAGTACAAAAGGCAATCCAAGATACGGCACAAACTGCTATTCAACGCGCTGGGGTAACGATGGTATCGAGTGAAGGACTACAGAAGCAGGGAGATCAAGTAACTGCAAAAGTAACGGTTGATACAATTCTTACTTCGGCAAATCAGGTATCCCAAGCAACGCAAGAAATTAACGCAACATTAAATAAAGAACAAATAATTGTAAATAAATCTTTTGAAACGTCAGTAAGAATTGCAATCCCGAAAGAAGATGGAACAAATGTTGCAACAGCGGTCATTCCATTTACGGCAATGCAAGAAGTTGCAAATAAGAACATCCAAGGAATAGGAATTCAGATACAAACGGCTAACATTACCATTCAAACAGGAATCTTCAACGGCACAAGAGGCGCAGATATTACAATTAGTGCAGGTCGTATTGAGTCAAGTCAATTATCGGCTGTAGCTAGACAAAATGTTCCTTCTAGTAGCAACGTAGTAGAATTAAAGATTGCTTTAGATGGACAGAACATTCGTCAGTTCCAAAAGCCTGTAAAAGTCGAAATTCCATACACGCTAAAAGCTGGTGAGAATCCAAAGACAATCACAGCGTTCTACTTAAAAGATGATGGATCAATAGAAGCAGTTGGTGGTAATTATAACGAAGCTACAGGCAATGTGGAATTTGTTACAAATCACTTCAGTAAGTTTTTCGCAATGCCAGCATCTAGGAGTTTTGTGGATACTAGTAGCATTACATGGGCAAACGATGCAGTATCAACATTAGCAGGAAAAGGCATTATCCGCGGAGTAGGACTAAACGCTGAAAAATCTGGTGAACTATTCAATCCAAATGCGAATGTTACTAGAGCAGAATTTGCAAGTATGATTGTGCGTATGTTAAAGCTAGATGGTAGCCAAACTACAACTCCATTTGCAGATGTGAAGGAATCAGCATGGTATGCAGATGCTATAAGAGCCGCTTACGCAAACGGAATCATCAACGGAAAATCTGCTACAGCATTCGATCCAGAAGGAAAGATTACTAGACAGGAAATGGCTGTAATGATTGCTAGAGTTCTAGAACAACAAGGATATAGAGCAACTACTTCACAAGAACATAACTTCCCTGACTCTTCTGTGATTGCAACTTGGGCTCAAGCAGGTGTCGCGCTTGTAAGCCGTGAAGAGATTGTAACAGGTATGGGAGACGGAAGTTTTGCTCCTACAGCAAATGCTACAAGAGCACAAACAGCTGTAATGCTGTACAGATTGCTCGGCAAATAG
- a CDS encoding bacteriohemerythrin, translating into MSLKVKLMTFIVGLGGLAIFGFLSMDNSIAGVIGALFSAGMAISGLFFIQLNLFTPLNKIIAFQASIAAGDYTVEPLKIKGSSELESMAVSGNSLLDNQKAMISEIISATQQVKASSKELVVSGQQVGDFSHQVSGAIEQVAGGAVELSEQIGDAARNIDSMIYELSIVSGKASEMQDSGKMVTKNIDVGTKSIKQAVDQMVVIESRVGQSAKAIRILEDKSNEVGNIVTIISGIADQTNLLALNASIEAARAGEHGRGFAVVAEEVRKLAEESANATDKITDLIHEIRKEITDAVKAMEQGLDEVKTGSKVIENTGQAFSEINKEANNLLKYVSQVGESTNNMASSSNHVNQAIMDITSVSEIFSANSEEVAAASSEQVHATEAILKGADYLDKMAEKLSKAVSKFNMDMCLRWSPDLAVGHDTIDEQHQELVRQINLLLDACNQGKGKGTVNEIISFLEKYVVDHFGMEEEQMLKYDYPHYTAHKAQHTKFIETFLAVKEQIQKSAVGPHTAIEVNQIVVDWLIDHINKVDRELGKFLRNVKK; encoded by the coding sequence GTGAGTTTAAAAGTTAAATTGATGACATTTATTGTTGGACTAGGCGGATTGGCAATTTTCGGTTTTCTTAGTATGGACAATTCGATCGCAGGAGTTATAGGGGCACTGTTTTCTGCAGGGATGGCTATATCAGGATTGTTCTTTATTCAATTAAATCTATTTACCCCGTTAAATAAGATTATTGCGTTTCAAGCGAGCATTGCAGCTGGAGATTATACTGTGGAACCATTGAAAATTAAGGGCTCTTCAGAATTAGAATCAATGGCTGTATCCGGAAACAGCTTATTAGACAATCAGAAAGCAATGATTTCTGAGATTATTAGTGCAACCCAACAAGTAAAGGCTTCTAGTAAAGAGTTAGTAGTATCTGGACAACAAGTAGGAGATTTTTCTCATCAAGTAAGTGGAGCAATCGAACAAGTTGCTGGTGGTGCTGTTGAGTTATCTGAGCAAATTGGAGATGCTGCGCGTAATATTGATTCAATGATTTACGAACTATCAATTGTGAGCGGAAAAGCATCAGAAATGCAAGACTCAGGGAAAATGGTTACTAAGAATATCGATGTAGGTACGAAATCTATAAAACAAGCGGTCGATCAGATGGTCGTAATAGAATCTCGCGTGGGGCAATCTGCAAAAGCGATTCGAATATTAGAAGATAAATCGAACGAAGTCGGAAACATCGTAACAATCATTAGTGGGATTGCCGATCAAACCAATCTGTTAGCGTTAAATGCATCGATTGAAGCAGCAAGAGCTGGTGAGCATGGAAGAGGATTTGCTGTAGTAGCAGAAGAAGTACGTAAGCTTGCAGAAGAATCTGCGAATGCTACCGACAAAATCACAGATCTCATTCATGAGATTCGTAAAGAGATTACAGATGCAGTAAAAGCTATGGAGCAAGGATTAGACGAAGTAAAGACTGGCTCCAAAGTCATTGAAAATACAGGGCAAGCTTTCTCGGAAATCAATAAGGAAGCGAATAATTTACTTAAGTACGTTTCTCAGGTTGGAGAAAGTACGAATAATATGGCAAGCAGTAGTAATCATGTCAATCAGGCAATTATGGATATTACGAGTGTTAGTGAAATCTTCTCTGCAAACTCTGAAGAGGTAGCGGCGGCAAGTTCTGAACAAGTACATGCAACAGAGGCGATACTCAAGGGCGCGGATTATTTAGATAAAATGGCCGAGAAACTTTCAAAAGCTGTCTCTAAGTTCAACATGGATATGTGTCTCAGATGGTCACCGGACTTAGCTGTAGGGCATGATACAATCGATGAACAACACCAAGAGCTTGTGCGTCAAATTAACCTTTTACTAGATGCGTGTAATCAAGGGAAAGGGAAGGGAACTGTTAATGAAATTATTTCTTTTCTAGAGAAATATGTGGTAGATCACTTTGGCATGGAAGAGGAGCAAATGTTGAAATACGATTATCCTCACTACACTGCCCATAAAGCGCAGCATACGAAGTTTATAGAGACCTTCTTAGCTGTTAAAGAGCAGATTCAGAAATCTGCTGTTGGACCGCACACTGCGATAGAAGTTAATCAGATTGTAGTAGACTGGTTAATCGATCATATTAACAAGGTTGACAGAGAGTTAGGTAAGTTCTTAAGGAATGTGAAGAAATAA